The genomic region ATTTAGAGAAGAAGAGAATATGGTTAattatcataaaataaattaatacatTGTAGAACCATAGAGAACTACTATACGTTTAATTATAATTGAAATCTCTCCTCAAGTAAACTTTCCTAAAAAGTTCTGTTATAGAATTAGAAAATAGGAAATCTAATAACACTATATAAGAAACTAAACATCATTGAGACTCTTCATTCAAACAGATCTTCATAGAACGTCAATATACTCTTCTCCATCTTTGATCAAATCCCCATCCCCATTCACGTTTTAAAACCGTAACACCTGCATACTCAACATATTGAAGATGTCAGCTAATCTTGGAAAGCATATGACCAACACAAACAAGAAAAggtatcttataataattaaattagaCTATTCGTTCTTTCCATGTGATATAGGCAGTTCAATTAAAgcataaatttgttctctttttttaTACTAAACAGGCCAAGGGAATCGCTAGATGTATCAACATATGACCTTATAGGAGATTTAGCAAAAAAACAAGCAAGATTGGAAATTAAAAGTAAGGGTGGTTAGAATGTGGGACAATATAACTTGGTTAAAGAAGTTTTTCATGGGAATTGACGTTATACTTGCGGATGAAACGGTAAGTAACCTATCAACATTTATTATTCTATAAAACTACCATATCAACTATATATGATACAAAAAAACTGACAGCAAAGTGTGATACAGGGAAACGCTATTCAAGCTTCAATCAATAGGGATGATGCCCCACATTATAAAGAGAAGCTGAAAGAAGGCCACATGTATTTAATCAAGAACTTTGAAGTGAAAGATAATAAACCAACATATAGATGTGTCGCAAACAATCTCATAATAAATTTTATATTTGCAACGTTTGTCCAACCTTTAGAAGAAGATGTAAGGGTCCCACAACAAGTTTTTGACCTGGCTCCCTACGACACAATCAAGCTTCGTGCTGATAAGGAAATTCAACTAACAGGTATCGTTATCGACATTTGACCGTGCTATCTATTATATAATAAACT from Silene latifolia isolate original U9 population chromosome 3, ASM4854445v1, whole genome shotgun sequence harbors:
- the LOC141648872 gene encoding uncharacterized protein LOC141648872; its protein translation is MWDNITWLKKFFMGIDVILADETGNAIQASINRDDAPHYKEKLKEGHMYLIKNFEVKDNKPTYRCVANNLIINFIFATFVQPLEEDVRVPQQVFDLAPYDTIKLRADKEIQLTDVIGRLKKPGKLEEIWGRKGKVLRRVIDIELNRYKFCAVEMH